The Sagittula stellata E-37 sequence ACACGGTCTTTCCCTTCGACGACGCGGAGCAGGCCAGCGTTGCCGTGTCGGCATTGGACGGAAAGGGCCTGTGATGCTCTGGACGGCGGCAGAGGCGGCGGCGGCCACCGGCGGACGCGTGGCGTCAGACTGGGTGGCGTCGGGCGTGTCGATCGACACGCGCAGCATCGCACCCGGTGATCTGTTCGTGGCGCTGAAGGCGGCGCGGGACGGGCATGACTTCGTCGCTCAGGCGCTTGAGAAAGGCGCGGCTGCGGCGCTGGTCAGCCGCATTCCCGAGGGTGTGGACAACTCTGAAAAGCTGTTGCTGGTCGATGACGTGCAGACCGGACTTGAAGCGTTGGGCGAAGCAGCCCGCGCGCGGTTCGGCGGGCGTGTCGTGGCAGTGACCGGATCGGTGGGGAAGACCTCTACCAAGGAGATGCTGCGCACGGTGCTGTCGGAGCAGGGCACGGTCCACGCGGCCGAGAAATCCTACAACAACCACTGGGGCGTGCCGCTGACGCTGGCGCGGATGCCGAAGGACGCCGATTTCGCGGTGATCGAGATCGGCATGAACCATCCCGGAGAAATCGCACCGCTGGCCCGCATGGCCCGGCCGCATGTCGCGATGGTCACCATCGTCGCGCCCGCGCACCTTGCCGCCTTCGAGAACCTCGAAGGCATCGCGCGGGAAAAGGCGTCGATCTTCGAGGGGCTGGAGCCGGACGGAATCGCGATCTACAACGGCGATCTGGCGGTCAGCGGCATCCTGCGCGACAAGGCCGCCGAGACTGCACGGAAGTCGATCTCCTTCGGCGAAACGGCGGGCACGCATCACCGCCTGACCTCGGTCCAGGTCATGGACGCCTGCACCGTGGCAACGGGCCGGGCGTGGCGCGTTCCACTGTTGTTCAAGGTGATGGTGCCGGGGCGGCACTTCGCGATGAACGCGATGGGTGTGATGGCGGTGATCTCGGCACTGCGGCTCGACCGGGCACTGGCGGTCAACGCCCTGGCGCAGTGGAACCCGGGCGCGGGGCGCGGCCTGCGCGAACAGATCCGGCTGGACCCTGTGGACGACCGTCTGACCCTGGAACTCATTGACGACGCTTACAATTCGAACCCGGCGAGCCTGGGTGCGGCGCTGGAGGTGCTGGCCGCCGCCGGAACCCACGACCACGTGGGGCGCCGCGACAAGGGGCGCCGGATTGCCTACTTGGGCGACATGAAGGAACTGGGCGCGCAGGAAGTCACGCTGCACGAGGCGCTGGCCACCAGCCCGTGGATCGAGAAGATCGACCTCGTGCATTGCGTCGGTCCGCTGATGCGTGCGCTGTGGATGAAGCTGCCGCGCGAGAAGCGCGGACACTGGACCGAGACCGCCGACAAGATGGCGGAAGGGGTTGTCCGCGACCTTGACGCAGGCGACGTCGTGTTGGCCAAGGGATCGCTTTCGATGGGGCTGGGGCGCGTGGTTGACGCGATCCGGAAAATGCGCCAAGCCCCCGCAGATGTGGACGGTTGAGAGGACCAAGCATGCTTTACTGGCTGGCCGAACTCAGTGACGGCGGCGATCTGTTCAACCTGTTTCGCTATATCACTTTCCGGGCCGGTGGCGCCTTCCTGACCGCGCTGGTCTTCGGCTTCCTCTTCGGGCTTCCGCTGATCAACGTGCTGCGCAAGCGGCAGGGCAAGGGGCAACCGATCCGCACAGACGGGCCGGAGGGCCACTTCGTCAAGGCGGGCACGCCGACGATGGGCGGCCTGCTGATCATCGGCGCTCTGGTGACCTCGACACTGCTGTGGGCGCGGCTCGACAACCCGTTCGTGTGGATCGTGCTGTTCGTCACCATGGCCTTCGCCGCCATAGGTTTCGCCGACGACTATGCCAAGGTGTCCAAGCAGAACTCGGCCGGTGTGCCGGGAAAGGTGCGGCTTTTGCTGGGTTTCCTGATCGCCGGGATCGCCGGGTTCTGGGCCGCGGCCTACCACCCGACCGAGTTGAGCTATCAGCTTGCCCTGCCGATTTTCAAGGACACGCTTATCAACATGTCCTTCCTGTTCATCCCCTTCGCGATGTTCGTGATCGTGGGCGCGGCCAACGCCGTGAACCTGACGGACGGGCTGGACGGGCTGGCGATCATGCCGGTGATGATCGCGACCTCGACGCTGGGGATCATCGCCTATGCCGTGGGGCGGGTCGACTTCACCGAGTACCTCGACGTGCACTACGTGCCCGGCACCGGCGAGATCCTGATCTTCGCCGCGGGCGTCGTGGGCGGCGGTCTTGGCTTCCTGTGGTACAACGCGCCTCCGGCGGCGGTCTTCATGGGCGACACAGGGTCGCTCGCCCTGGGCGGTGCGCTGGGGGCGATCGCGGTCGCCACCAAGCACGAGATCGTTCTGGGCATCGTCGGCGGGCTGTTCGTGGTGGAGGCGTTGAGCGTGATCATCCAGGTGCTCTACTTCAAGCGCACCGGCAAACGGGTGTTCCTGATGGCGCCGATCCACCACCACTACGAAAAGAAGGGCTGGGCAGAGCCGACCATCGTGATCCGCTTCTGGATCATCTCGCTGATCCTCGCCATCATCGGCCTTGCGACGCTGAAAGTACGCTGACGCAAAGGAGCGCGCGTGCCGCGCGCGCAGGTTGTCTCGTCATCGGCCTGCGGCCTCTTCCTCGGGCCGCATCCGTCCACTCTGGGAGCGAAAGATGATACCTGTTCAAGGATTTGAAGGGGCGACCGTCGCCGTTCTGGGACTGGGACGTTCCGGTCTGGCGGCAGCGCGGGCGCTGCGCGCGGGCGGCGCTCAGGTGGTGGTCTGGGACGACACGCCCCGGGCGCGCGCGGCCGCCGAGGCAGACGGCTTCGAGGTGCGCGAACTGAACCGCGAGAGCGCCTTCGACGACGTGGCCTGCCTTGTGACCTCGCCCGGCATTCCGCATCTCTACCCGGCGCCGAACCCGGCGACCGCCGCCGCGCTGAAGGCGGGCGTGCCGGTCGACAACGACATCGGGTTGTTCTTCCGTTCCTTCGGGGCGGACTTCGACAGATTCGAGAGGCCGCCGCGCGTGGTGGCCGTGACCGGGTCGAACGGCAAGTCGACCACCTCGGCGCTGATCCACCATATCCTGACCGCCAGCGTGCGCAGCAGCCAGCTGGCGGGGAACATCGGTCGCGGCGTGCTGGACATCGACCCGCCGGAAGACGGCGGCGTCGTCGTACTGGAGCTGTCGTCCTACCAGACGGAGCTGGCGCGGGCGCTGACGCCGGACGTGGCGGTGTTCACCAACCTGTCGCCGGACCACCTGGACCGGCACGGCGGCCTTGGCGGCTACTTCGCGGCCAAGCGGCGACTCTTCGCAGAGGGTGGGCCGGATCGGTGCGTGATCGGCGTGGACGAGGTCGAGGGTCAGTTCCTGGCCGGACAGATGGCCGAGGGGCGTGCCGACGACCGGGTGATCCGGGTCGCGACGCACAAGCTGACCGGGCCGGGCTGGATGGTCTTTGCCCGCAAGGGGTTCTTGTCGGAGTGGCGCAAGGGCCGGCAGATCGCGTCGGTCGATCTGCGCGATGTGGCCGGTTTGCCTGGTGCGCACAACCATCAGAACGCCTGTGCCGCCTGGGCCGCCTGCCGTTCGTTGGGTCTTGGCCCGCGCGAGATCGAGGCGGGGCTAAGGTCCTTTGCCGGGCTGCCGCACCGGTCGCAGCGCATCGCTGAGCAGGGCGGGGTGATCTTCGTCAACGATTCCAAGGCGACCAACGTGGATTCCGCGTTGAAGGCCTTGCTGGCCTTCGACCGCATCCGCTGGGTCTGTGGCGGGCTGATGAAGGAGGGCGGGCTTGCGGCGCTTGAACCGGGGCTGAACCACGTGGCGAAGGCCTATGTGATCGGGCGCGAACCCGAGGGGTTCGCCCTGCAACTGGGCGGCGTCGAAGCCGAACTTTGCGGCACGATGGACCAGGCCGTGGCGCGGGCGGCGGAGGATGCGCAGCCCGGAGACGTTGTGCTGCTTGCGCCTGCCGCGGCCAGTTTCGACCAGTACGACAACTTCGAGAAGCGCGGAGAGGATTTTGTGGCGAACGTTCAGAAGGTTCTGGCGAAAGGCTAATGTCCGTGCGCGGCGATGGCCTGGCCTGCCGCCACGCCAGAGGACCACGCCCACTGGAAGTTGTAACCGCCGAGCCAGCCGGTGACGTCCACCGCCTCTCCGATTGTGTATAGTCCTGGAAGGTGCTTCGACATGAGTGTCTTGCTGTCCAGCCCTTCTGTGGATATCCCGCCCAGCGTAACCTCGGCCGTGCGGTAGCCTTCGGTGCCGGTGGGTTTCAGGAGCCAGCGGTGCAGCCTGTCCGCCAGCGCGTCGATCCGCTTGTCGGACAGATCGGCCAGGTTGATGCTTGCGGGTTCTTCCAACGGCAGGAAACCGACGAGTTTCGAGGGCAGTAGCGCCGAAAGCTCAGTCGACAGTGCGCGGCGGCCCGCTTCCTGACGCTTTGCCTTGAGCACGGCGGCCAGATCTGTGCCGGGCAGCAGATCGACGCATACGTTCTCTCCCTCGCGCCAGTAGCTGCTGATCTGGAGAACGGACGGGCCGGACAGGCCGCGATGGGTGAACAGCAGCGCCTCGTCGAAGGAGGTGCCGCCGGCGGACACGCGCGCGGGGACGGAGACGCCCGCGAGCGGCGCAAAGGGCTGGCCGTCGAAGGTGAAGGGGACGAGGGCGGGGCGCGTCTCCACCATCTGGTGGCCGAACTGTCGTGCGACGTCGTAGGCAAGGCCCGTGGCACCCATCTTCGGGATGGACTTGCCGCCGGTGGCGAGCACCAGCACGGGAGAGACGACTTCGACCGTCTGCCCATCGCGATCAAGCCGGACGCGGAACCGCCCGTCGGCGTGGGTCACCTCCTGCACCTGGGTCTGCAGCCACAACCGGGCGCCCGCCTTCTCCATCTCGGCCCGCAGCATCGCCACGATCTGCGTCGCCTTCTCGTCGCAGAAGAGCTGGCCAAGCGTCTTTTCGTGCCATGATATCCCGTGGCGCGAGACCAGCTCGACGAAGTCCCACTGGGTGTAGCGTGACAGCGCCGATTTGCAGAAATGCGGGTTCTGCGACAGGAACTTGTGCGGTTCGATCTCAAGGTTGGTGAAGTTGCAGCGCCCGCCGCCGGAAATTCGGATCTTCTCGCCCGGTGACTTGGCATGGTCCACAACGATCACGTCCGGCCCGGCGTGGGCGGCGGCCATCATGCCCGCGGCGCCGGCGCCGAGGATCAGCACCCTGCATTGCATCTGTCTGCCTGCCATTCCGCGCGCCGCTCCCGGTTTGTCTGTGCTCCAGATATCCCCGAAGGCGTTCCGGGGCAAAGTCGCGTGACGGGGAACGCGCGCCTGCGCGGCGGCCCGGTCACGAAGCGCTGCCATAACGGGATTTTTCTGGAGTTGGAATGTCTTCTGCGATAGACTGGCTCTCAGACCCGGACAACCGGGCGTACCTGAGGCAGACGAGCGGTGCTCTCATGACAGAAATGGTTTACGGCGCGGTCCCGGTGACGGGCGGCGAACCCGTGCTGCCCAAGTGGTGGCGCACGGTCGACAAATGGAGCCTGGGCTGCATCCTCACGCTTTTCGCGGTGGGGATCCTGCTGGGTCTCGCGGCATCCGTACCGCTGGCGGAGCGCAACGGGCTGAGCCCTTTCCACTACGTGCAGAGGCAGGCGTTCTTTGGCGGGCTGGCGATGGTCGCGATGATGCTGACTTCGATGATGTCGCCGACCGTTGTGCGCCGTCTGGCGGTGGTCGGTTTCCTCGTCAGTTTCGTGGCGCTGGCTTTCCTGCCGGTGCTGGGGACCGACTTCGGCAAAGGGGCGGTCCGCTGGTACAGCCTTGGGTTCGCCTCTGTCCAGCCGTCTGAATTCCTGAAACCCGTGTTCGTCATTGTCGCTGCTTGGTTTCTTGCCGCCGGGCAGGAGCTGAGCGGCCCTCCGGGGCGGCTTTATTCCTTCGTGATGATGGTGACGATCGTGCTGATGCTGGCGATGCAGCCGGACTTCGGCCAGGCCTCCCTGATCCTGTTCGCCTGGGGCGTGATGTGGTTCGTGGGCGGCGCGCCGATGGTGCTGCTGGTGGGGCTTGCCGGTCTCGTGGTGGCCGGCGGTACGCTGGCCTACAACTCGTCCCAGCACTTCGCCCGCCGCATCGACGGCTTCCTGACACCCGAGGTCGATCCGACCACGCAGCTTGGCTATGCCACCAACGCCATCCGCGAAGGCGGTTTCTTCGGCGTCGGCGTGGGCGAGGGGACGGTGAAGTGGTCCTTGCCCGACGCGCACACAGACTTCATCATCGCCGTCGCGGCCGAGGAATACGGCCTTGTCATGGTGCTGGTCATCCTGTCGCTTTACGCCACCATCGTGGTACGCAGCTTTATCCGGCTGATGCGCGAGCGTGACCCGTTCATCCGGCTCGCCGGGACGGGGCTGGCCGCGATCTTTGGCGTGCAGGCGATGATCAACATGGGCGTGGCGGTGCGGCTTCTGCCCGCGAAGGGCATGACCCTGCCATTCGTCAGCTACGGCGGCTCGTCCCTGATTGCCGGGGGGATCGCCGTGGGGATGCTTCTTGCGCTGACACGCGCCCGTCCGCAGGGAGAAATCGGCGATATCTTGCGCGCCCGCGCGCGCTGAACGCAACATCCACCCCCGGTGCCCGTTGGCGTTATGGACGCAAGGCGGGCTCTGGTATAAGGGGCCGCTGATACGCATACGGGAGATCGGAATGGCGGAGCGACGGCCCTTGTTGGTCATGGCGGCGGGTGGCACCGGGGGACATATGTTCCCCGCGCAGGCCCTGGCCGAGATCATGCTGGACCGCGGATGGCGCGTGAAGCTGTCGACCGAGGCCCGCGGTGCCCGCTACACCGGCGGCTTCCCCGAGGGTGTCGAGATCGAGCAGGTGCCCTCTGCGACCTTCGCGAGGGGCAATGTGCTGGCCAAGGCGGGTGTGCCCTTCAAGGTCGCGGGCGGTGTGCTGTCCGCGATGCGCAAGATGCGGCGCGACCGCCCCGATGCGGTCGTGGGCTTTGGCGGCTATCCGTCGATCCCGGCCCTGACGGCGGCGTGGGTTCTGAAACTGCCGCGCATGATTCATGAGCAGAACGGGGTCCTTGGCCGGGTGAACGAGATCTTCTCAAAGAAGGTCGATCTGGTGGCCTGCGGAACATGGCCCACGGCCCTGCCTGAGGGTGTCGAGGGCGTGCACGTGGGCAACCCGGTGCGCGCCGCGGTGCGGGAACGTGCGGGCGCGGGCTATATCGCGCCGGGGCCATACCCGATGTCGATGCTGGTGATCGGCGGGTCGCAGGGCGCGCGCATCCTGTCGGACGTGGTGCCCCCGGCCATCGCCGCGCTGCCGCTGGACATGGTGCGCAACCTGCGCGTCAGCCACCAGGCGCGGGACGAGGACGGCGAACGGGTCGCCACCTACTACGCGGAGAACGGGGTGCAGGCCGACGTGCAGCCCTTCTTCCACGACCTGCCCGCGCTGATGAGCGAGGCGCAACTGGTGATCTCGCGCTCGGGTGCATCCTCGGTGGCCGACATTTCGGTGATCGGGCGGCCGTCGATCCTGATCCCCTACAAGGTCGCGGCGGGGGACCACCAGACGGTGAACGCGCAGGGGCTGGTCGATGCGGGTGCGGCGATCCGCATCCCGGAAAGCCAGCTCAACATCGAGAGCCTCAGGGACTCGATCGAGGCGATCCTGTCGGATGAACAGGGCGCGATCCGCATGGGGCAGGCGGCTCTTTCGGTGTCGAAACCGCAAGCGGCCGAACATCTGGCCTCGCTGGTCGAAGAACTGGCGGGCTACAGGACACAAGAAAAGGAAGACGAGGCGGGACATGAAGGATTTGACCATTGAGCGGAGCGCCTGCATGACCGGCGCGACGAAGCTGCCCGGCGACGTGGGCGCGATCCATTTCGTCGGCATCGGCGGCATCGGCATGTCGGGCATCGCCGAGGTCCTGCTGAACCACGGCTACACGGTGCAGGGCTCTGACCTGAAGACATCCAAGATCACCGAACGGCTGGCCGGGATGGGTGCGACGGTGTTCGAAGGCCAGCGGGCCGAGAACCTAGAAGGTGCTGATGTCGTTGTGATTTCCTCGGCCATCAAGCCGGGCAACCCGGAGCTGGACGAGGCACGGCGCCGCGGTTTGCCGGTGGTCCGCCGGGCCGAGATGCTGGCCGAGCTGATGCGCCTGAAGTCGAACATTGCCATCGCCGGGACCCATGGCAAGACGACCACGACGACCATGGTCGCGACGTTGCTGGATGCCGGCAACTTCGACCCGACGGTGGTGAACGGCGGCATCATTCATGCCTATGGCTCCAACGCGCGGATGGGGCAGGGCGAATGGATGGTGGTGGAGGCCGACGAGAGCGACGGCACCTTCAACCGCCTGCCCGCGACCATCGCCATCGTCACCAACATCGACCCGGAGCACATGGAACACTGGGGCTCGATCGAGAACCTGCGGCAGGGGTTTTACGACTTTGTGTCGAACATCCCGTTCTACGGCCTGGCGGTCTGCTGCACCGACCATCCGGAAGTGCAGGCGCTGGTTGGTCGCGTGACCGACCGCCGCGTGGTGACCTACGGATTCAACGCGCAGGCGGACGTGCGCGCCATGGGTCTGCGCTACGAAAAAGGCGTGGCGCATTTCGACGTGCACTTCCAGGTGTCGGGTGAGGTGATCGAGGGAATGACCCTTCCGATGCCCGGAGATCACAACGTTTCCAACGCCTTGTCTGCCATCGCCGTGGCGCGCCACCTCGGTATGACGGGCGAGGAGATCCGGGCGGCACTGGCGGCGTTCGGCGGTGTGAACCGGCGTTTCACCAAGGTGGGCGAGGTGAACGGGGTCACGATCATCGACGATTACGGTCACCACCCGGTTGAAATCGCGGCGGTGCTGAAGGCGGCGCGCCAGGCCTCCGAAGGGCGGGTGATCGCCGTGCACCAGCCGCACCGCTACACCCGTCTGCACCACCATTTCGAGGAGTTCTGCTCCTGCTTCAACGAGGCCGATGTCGTCGCCATCGCGGAGGTCTATGCCGCCGGCGAAACCCCCATCGAGGGGGCGACACGCGACGATCTGGTGGCAGGGCTTGTGCGTCACGGCCACCGCCACGCGCGGGCCTTGCGCGACGAGGACGACCTGGAGCGGCTGGTCCGCGAGCAGGCGCAGCCGGGCGACATGGTGGTCTGCCTTGGCGCGGGCACGATTTCCGCCTGGGCGAACGGGCTGGCCGCGCGACTGGCGAAGTGACCGGCCTGCGTCGGGAATAAGCCTTTTTCTTCAGATGGATGGGTGCGGTCGATTTCGGGCCGGCATATTCGAAGGGCCCCCGCGTGGGGCCCTTTTCGTTGCATTTCACGATGTCGTTTGCGCCCGGAGGCTTGCGCATTGCAGCGGATCCGGGCACACTCAAGGGGCCTGCGGGGGCAAAAAGGAGTAGGAGCCATGACGCTCTCATTGACTCTCGCGTGCCTCTGGGCGGTGGCCGCGAACATCGCGGCGATGATCCCATCTTCCGACAATCACTGGGCCCGCGCATACGTGCTGATCGCGGTCGGAATCCCGCTTGTCGGGTATGTGACCTACGAGAATGGTCCGTGGATCGGGCTGGCCACGCTGGTGGCCGGGATGAGCCTTCTGCGCTGGCCGGTGTTTTACCTCGCAAGCTGGGGCCGCCGCGTGATGTGGCGGACGGAGTGATCCGCGCGGTCACTTGACGTTTCACCCTTAAGGCACCGTCCGTTGGGGCGGTCTTGCCTGTTTAAGGATGCGCGCGGTCGGGTTGATCCACCGTACGCAGGGCCGCGTGGCACCAGATGTGGTGGCACCGGACGGCCCACACACGACACCCCTTCAGATCGTTAACGCCAGCGCGCCCCGCGTTACCGGCAAACCAGCCGGTTCGGGGTGTCGAAACGGCCGGTTGGTAACCTATTGCCGGGCGGGGCGTGTTGCGCGCCGGAAATCTAGTTAACGGGCGGGTTTGTCGCGGCCATGGGCCGGTATTTGCCCGCCGTGCGCGCATCCGGTTGCAAGCCCCGTTGCACAGGCGCCGCGCCGACGGTAGCAGGTCGTCATGACTTATGCCCTGCCCGAAACCCGGGGGCGGCTGACGCCCGACCGGCCCCTCAACGATCTGACCTGGCTGCGCGTCGGCGGCCCCGCGGACTGGTTCTTCCAGCCGG is a genomic window containing:
- a CDS encoding UDP-N-acetylmuramoyl-tripeptide--D-alanyl-D-alanine ligase codes for the protein MMLWTAAEAAAATGGRVASDWVASGVSIDTRSIAPGDLFVALKAARDGHDFVAQALEKGAAAALVSRIPEGVDNSEKLLLVDDVQTGLEALGEAARARFGGRVVAVTGSVGKTSTKEMLRTVLSEQGTVHAAEKSYNNHWGVPLTLARMPKDADFAVIEIGMNHPGEIAPLARMARPHVAMVTIVAPAHLAAFENLEGIAREKASIFEGLEPDGIAIYNGDLAVSGILRDKAAETARKSISFGETAGTHHRLTSVQVMDACTVATGRAWRVPLLFKVMVPGRHFAMNAMGVMAVISALRLDRALAVNALAQWNPGAGRGLREQIRLDPVDDRLTLELIDDAYNSNPASLGAALEVLAAAGTHDHVGRRDKGRRIAYLGDMKELGAQEVTLHEALATSPWIEKIDLVHCVGPLMRALWMKLPREKRGHWTETADKMAEGVVRDLDAGDVVLAKGSLSMGLGRVVDAIRKMRQAPADVDG
- the mraY gene encoding phospho-N-acetylmuramoyl-pentapeptide-transferase, with translation MLYWLAELSDGGDLFNLFRYITFRAGGAFLTALVFGFLFGLPLINVLRKRQGKGQPIRTDGPEGHFVKAGTPTMGGLLIIGALVTSTLLWARLDNPFVWIVLFVTMAFAAIGFADDYAKVSKQNSAGVPGKVRLLLGFLIAGIAGFWAAAYHPTELSYQLALPIFKDTLINMSFLFIPFAMFVIVGAANAVNLTDGLDGLAIMPVMIATSTLGIIAYAVGRVDFTEYLDVHYVPGTGEILIFAAGVVGGGLGFLWYNAPPAAVFMGDTGSLALGGALGAIAVATKHEIVLGIVGGLFVVEALSVIIQVLYFKRTGKRVFLMAPIHHHYEKKGWAEPTIVIRFWIISLILAIIGLATLKVR
- the murD gene encoding UDP-N-acetylmuramoyl-L-alanine--D-glutamate ligase; this encodes MIPVQGFEGATVAVLGLGRSGLAAARALRAGGAQVVVWDDTPRARAAAEADGFEVRELNRESAFDDVACLVTSPGIPHLYPAPNPATAAALKAGVPVDNDIGLFFRSFGADFDRFERPPRVVAVTGSNGKSTTSALIHHILTASVRSSQLAGNIGRGVLDIDPPEDGGVVVLELSSYQTELARALTPDVAVFTNLSPDHLDRHGGLGGYFAAKRRLFAEGGPDRCVIGVDEVEGQFLAGQMAEGRADDRVIRVATHKLTGPGWMVFARKGFLSEWRKGRQIASVDLRDVAGLPGAHNHQNACAAWAACRSLGLGPREIEAGLRSFAGLPHRSQRIAEQGGVIFVNDSKATNVDSALKALLAFDRIRWVCGGLMKEGGLAALEPGLNHVAKAYVIGREPEGFALQLGGVEAELCGTMDQAVARAAEDAQPGDVVLLAPAAASFDQYDNFEKRGEDFVANVQKVLAKG
- a CDS encoding NAD(P)/FAD-dependent oxidoreductase, with product MAGRQMQCRVLILGAGAAGMMAAAHAGPDVIVVDHAKSPGEKIRISGGGRCNFTNLEIEPHKFLSQNPHFCKSALSRYTQWDFVELVSRHGISWHEKTLGQLFCDEKATQIVAMLRAEMEKAGARLWLQTQVQEVTHADGRFRVRLDRDGQTVEVVSPVLVLATGGKSIPKMGATGLAYDVARQFGHQMVETRPALVPFTFDGQPFAPLAGVSVPARVSAGGTSFDEALLFTHRGLSGPSVLQISSYWREGENVCVDLLPGTDLAAVLKAKRQEAGRRALSTELSALLPSKLVGFLPLEEPASINLADLSDKRIDALADRLHRWLLKPTGTEGYRTAEVTLGGISTEGLDSKTLMSKHLPGLYTIGEAVDVTGWLGGYNFQWAWSSGVAAGQAIAAHGH
- the ftsW gene encoding putative lipid II flippase FtsW, with protein sequence MTEMVYGAVPVTGGEPVLPKWWRTVDKWSLGCILTLFAVGILLGLAASVPLAERNGLSPFHYVQRQAFFGGLAMVAMMLTSMMSPTVVRRLAVVGFLVSFVALAFLPVLGTDFGKGAVRWYSLGFASVQPSEFLKPVFVIVAAWFLAAGQELSGPPGRLYSFVMMVTIVLMLAMQPDFGQASLILFAWGVMWFVGGAPMVLLVGLAGLVVAGGTLAYNSSQHFARRIDGFLTPEVDPTTQLGYATNAIREGGFFGVGVGEGTVKWSLPDAHTDFIIAVAAEEYGLVMVLVILSLYATIVVRSFIRLMRERDPFIRLAGTGLAAIFGVQAMINMGVAVRLLPAKGMTLPFVSYGGSSLIAGGIAVGMLLALTRARPQGEIGDILRARAR
- the murG gene encoding undecaprenyldiphospho-muramoylpentapeptide beta-N-acetylglucosaminyltransferase; translated protein: MAERRPLLVMAAGGTGGHMFPAQALAEIMLDRGWRVKLSTEARGARYTGGFPEGVEIEQVPSATFARGNVLAKAGVPFKVAGGVLSAMRKMRRDRPDAVVGFGGYPSIPALTAAWVLKLPRMIHEQNGVLGRVNEIFSKKVDLVACGTWPTALPEGVEGVHVGNPVRAAVRERAGAGYIAPGPYPMSMLVIGGSQGARILSDVVPPAIAALPLDMVRNLRVSHQARDEDGERVATYYAENGVQADVQPFFHDLPALMSEAQLVISRSGASSVADISVIGRPSILIPYKVAAGDHQTVNAQGLVDAGAAIRIPESQLNIESLRDSIEAILSDEQGAIRMGQAALSVSKPQAAEHLASLVEELAGYRTQEKEDEAGHEGFDH
- the murC gene encoding UDP-N-acetylmuramate--L-alanine ligase; this translates as MTGATKLPGDVGAIHFVGIGGIGMSGIAEVLLNHGYTVQGSDLKTSKITERLAGMGATVFEGQRAENLEGADVVVISSAIKPGNPELDEARRRGLPVVRRAEMLAELMRLKSNIAIAGTHGKTTTTTMVATLLDAGNFDPTVVNGGIIHAYGSNARMGQGEWMVVEADESDGTFNRLPATIAIVTNIDPEHMEHWGSIENLRQGFYDFVSNIPFYGLAVCCTDHPEVQALVGRVTDRRVVTYGFNAQADVRAMGLRYEKGVAHFDVHFQVSGEVIEGMTLPMPGDHNVSNALSAIAVARHLGMTGEEIRAALAAFGGVNRRFTKVGEVNGVTIIDDYGHHPVEIAAVLKAARQASEGRVIAVHQPHRYTRLHHHFEEFCSCFNEADVVAIAEVYAAGETPIEGATRDDLVAGLVRHGHRHARALRDEDDLERLVREQAQPGDMVVCLGAGTISAWANGLAARLAK
- a CDS encoding DUF2484 family protein produces the protein MTLSLTLACLWAVAANIAAMIPSSDNHWARAYVLIAVGIPLVGYVTYENGPWIGLATLVAGMSLLRWPVFYLASWGRRVMWRTE